A genomic stretch from Sphingomonas faeni includes:
- a CDS encoding PLP-dependent cysteine synthase family protein, producing the protein MTPAVTGKRVDRRWLSEAVRRIEADYNRSADTHLIRVDLPRYPGIVLYLKDESSHPTGSLKHRLARSLFLYALCNEWIGPETTVIESSSGSTAVSEAYFARMLGLRFIAVVPATTAKPKLDAIRFHGGEIHMVDDPRTVYAVSHRLAAETGGHYLDQFTYAERATDWRGNNNIAESIFAQMGEEEHPCPSWIVCGAGTGGTSATIGRFIRYCRHDTRLCVADPVHSVFHRHFADRSVVALPEGCASRIEGIGRPRVEPSFVPSVIDRMIAVEDADSIGAMRALSDRLGRRVGGSTGTNLWACAQIVEEMAATGETGSIVTLLCDGGDRYGCTYYDDAWLDDRQVAWTDAAARMTAFLG; encoded by the coding sequence ATGACGCCTGCAGTGACGGGGAAGCGCGTCGACCGGCGCTGGTTGTCGGAGGCGGTGCGGCGGATCGAGGCGGACTATAACCGGTCCGCCGACACGCATCTGATCCGTGTCGATTTGCCGCGGTATCCCGGCATCGTGCTGTACCTGAAGGACGAGAGTTCGCACCCGACCGGCAGCCTCAAGCACCGGCTCGCGCGCTCGTTGTTCCTGTATGCGCTGTGCAACGAATGGATCGGGCCGGAGACGACGGTGATCGAATCCTCGTCTGGATCGACCGCGGTGTCGGAGGCGTATTTCGCCAGGATGCTGGGGCTGCGCTTCATCGCCGTAGTGCCGGCGACGACCGCCAAGCCGAAGCTCGACGCGATCCGCTTTCACGGCGGCGAGATCCACATGGTCGACGATCCGCGCACCGTCTACGCGGTCTCGCACCGTCTCGCCGCGGAGACCGGCGGGCATTATCTCGACCAGTTCACCTATGCCGAGCGCGCGACCGACTGGCGCGGCAACAACAACATCGCCGAGAGCATCTTCGCACAGATGGGCGAGGAGGAGCATCCGTGCCCGTCCTGGATCGTGTGCGGCGCCGGTACCGGGGGGACGTCGGCGACGATCGGGCGCTTCATCCGCTATTGCCGGCACGACACCAGATTGTGCGTCGCGGACCCGGTGCATTCGGTGTTCCACCGGCATTTCGCGGATCGCTCTGTGGTCGCGTTGCCAGAGGGGTGCGCGTCACGGATCGAGGGGATCGGGCGGCCGCGCGTCGAGCCGAGCTTCGTGCCGAGCGTGATCGACCGGATGATCGCGGTCGAGGATGCGGACAGCATCGGTGCAATGCGCGCGCTGTCCGACCGGCTGGGGCGGCGCGTCGGTGGCTCGACCGGGACCAACCTCTGGGCCTGTGCGCAGATCGTCGAGGAGATGGCGGCGACGGGCGAGACGGGGAGCATCGTCACGCTGTTGTGCGATGGCGGCGACCGCTATGGGTGCACCTATTACGACGATGCATGGCTCGACGACCGCCAGGTGGCGTGGACCGATGCCGCCGCACGGATGACCGCTTTTCTGGGCTGA
- a CDS encoding L-serine ammonia-lyase, whose protein sequence is MTPLTFDRPDEQTRARPDCHQAISILDLFTIGIGPSSSHTVGPMRAAWLFADLVADEKPVAVRVDLYGSLALTGRGHATDSAVMLGLSGAQPETIDPDLIPVRLAAIRSSGRLMLAERVEIGFEESQHLLFHAQTFLPGHPNAVTFTASFGDGRSVERTYFSIGGGAIVEAGSGPVKANILLPRPFSSGAELLATGDATGMTIADIVRENEIAWRPESETDAFLDAVQGAMFASIDRGCRQGGILPGGLKVPRRAKALFEGLEARDTAADPSAVFEWVSLYALAVNEENAAGGRVVTAPTNGAAGVLPAVLRFYETFTKEPTPKGAHDFLLTAAAIGFLYKKRASISAAEMGCQGEVGVACSMAAGALVAALGGTNAQIENAAEIGMEHNLGLTCDPIGGLVQIPCIERNTMGAIKAINAAYLALRGDGRHIVSLDAVIETMRQTGEDMRSQYKETSLGGLAVNVVEC, encoded by the coding sequence ATGACCCCGCTGACCTTCGATCGCCCGGACGAGCAGACTCGCGCTCGCCCCGATTGCCACCAGGCGATCAGCATTCTCGACCTGTTCACGATCGGGATCGGGCCGTCGAGTTCGCATACCGTCGGGCCGATGCGCGCGGCGTGGTTGTTCGCGGATCTGGTCGCGGACGAGAAGCCGGTGGCTGTGCGCGTCGACCTGTACGGCTCGCTGGCGCTGACCGGGCGGGGGCATGCTACCGACAGCGCGGTGATGCTCGGCTTGAGTGGCGCGCAGCCCGAGACGATCGATCCCGACCTGATCCCGGTGCGGCTGGCGGCGATCCGGTCTAGCGGGCGGCTGATGCTGGCGGAGCGGGTGGAGATCGGGTTCGAGGAGAGCCAGCATCTGCTGTTCCATGCGCAGACGTTTTTGCCGGGGCATCCCAATGCGGTGACGTTCACCGCGTCGTTCGGCGACGGGCGCAGCGTCGAGCGGACCTATTTCTCGATCGGTGGCGGCGCGATCGTCGAGGCTGGGTCGGGCCCGGTGAAGGCGAACATCCTGTTGCCGCGGCCGTTCTCGTCGGGAGCGGAACTGCTCGCGACCGGTGATGCTACGGGGATGACGATTGCCGACATCGTTCGCGAGAACGAGATTGCGTGGCGGCCGGAGAGTGAGACCGATGCGTTCCTCGATGCGGTGCAGGGCGCCATGTTCGCGTCGATCGATCGCGGTTGTCGGCAGGGCGGCATCTTGCCCGGCGGGCTGAAGGTGCCGCGTCGGGCGAAGGCGCTGTTCGAGGGGCTGGAGGCGCGGGATACTGCGGCTGATCCGTCCGCGGTGTTCGAGTGGGTCAGCCTGTATGCGCTGGCGGTGAACGAGGAGAATGCGGCGGGTGGCCGCGTCGTGACCGCGCCGACCAATGGCGCGGCGGGTGTGCTGCCGGCGGTGCTGCGGTTCTACGAGACGTTCACCAAGGAGCCGACGCCGAAGGGCGCGCACGACTTTCTACTGACCGCGGCGGCGATCGGGTTTCTCTACAAGAAGCGCGCGTCGATCTCGGCGGCGGAGATGGGCTGCCAGGGCGAGGTCGGCGTCGCGTGTTCTATGGCCGCTGGCGCGCTGGTCGCGGCGCTCGGCGGGACCAACGCGCAGATCGAGAATGCGGCGGAGATCGGCATGGAGCATAATCTCGGCCTGACCTGCGATCCGATCGGCGGGCTGGTCCAGATCCCGTGCATCGAGCGCAACACGATGGGTGCGATCAAGGCGATCAACGCGGCGTATCTGGCGCTGCGGGGGGACGGTCGCCATATCGTCAGCCTCGATGCGGTGATCGAGACGATGCGCCAGACCGGTGAGGACATGCGCTCGCAATATAAGGAGACGTCGCTTGGTGGCCTGGCCGTCAACGTCGTCGAATGCTGA
- a CDS encoding M3 family metallopeptidase encodes MAAPTNPLLDTLSLPRFAELSPDQIAPALDEAIARHEAMVEALTTARPTDFASAWLPYERANTEIGAIWSAVSHLHGVADTPELRAAYSEGQKRLVENDMKVGQNRDLYEVFVALSVSPEFADLAVEDRVAVEQAIRDFTLSGVALEPEARDRFSEISVELSGLSNEFGSAVLDATDAWSELVTDEADLAGISDADKAMFADAAKAKGLEGWLVTLQQPSVNAVLTFAENRELRARIYRAFATRASDQGPNAGEFDNSARIARILELRHEGAKLLGFTDPVAWSLETKMAPNGAEVIAFLRDLARRAKPAAERDLAELKTFAAEQLGIADFEPWDAGFVSNRLRQDRYAVDAQVVKAYFPVERVMEGWQTLMQRLFGIKLVERDDVSLYHEDARFFDVVDESGTVFAGLYLDLHARTGKRGGAWMAQARPRLHDGNTVTVPVAYLVCNFAPDGGETPSLLSHNDVTTLLHETGHCIHLLFTKVNRPSIAGTNGFEWDAIELPSQLMEDFAWDQGVLTGMSGHYKTGETLPADLFERMVKARHFQAGMFILRQVEFALFDLLLHLGTMGSDPIEVIEAVRDEVAVIRPPAWHRFPHAFSHIFAGGYASGYYSYLHAELLAADGFEAFAEAGLVDRKTGDRFREEVLARGATRPAAESFRAFRGRDPEPTAMLVRHGLQ; translated from the coding sequence ATGGCTGCCCCGACGAACCCGCTGCTCGATACGCTTTCGCTGCCCCGTTTCGCGGAGCTCTCGCCCGACCAGATCGCGCCGGCACTCGACGAGGCGATCGCGCGGCATGAGGCGATGGTCGAGGCGCTCACGACCGCGCGGCCGACCGATTTCGCGAGCGCGTGGCTGCCATACGAGCGCGCGAATACCGAGATCGGCGCGATATGGTCGGCGGTGTCGCACCTGCACGGCGTCGCGGACACGCCCGAGCTGCGCGCGGCGTATTCGGAGGGGCAGAAGCGGCTCGTCGAGAACGACATGAAGGTGGGGCAGAACCGCGATTTGTACGAGGTGTTCGTGGCGTTGAGCGTGTCGCCTGAGTTTGCCGACTTGGCCGTCGAGGACCGGGTCGCGGTCGAGCAGGCGATCCGTGACTTCACGCTCTCGGGTGTCGCGCTTGAGCCCGAGGCACGTGACCGGTTCAGCGAGATTTCGGTCGAGCTGTCGGGCTTGTCGAACGAGTTCGGCAGCGCGGTGCTCGATGCGACCGATGCATGGTCCGAACTGGTGACGGACGAGGCCGATCTTGCGGGGATTTCGGACGCGGACAAGGCGATGTTCGCGGATGCCGCCAAGGCTAAGGGGCTGGAAGGTTGGCTCGTTACTTTGCAACAGCCGAGTGTGAACGCGGTGCTGACCTTCGCCGAGAACCGCGAGTTGCGCGCACGCATCTACCGCGCGTTCGCGACGCGGGCGTCGGACCAGGGGCCGAATGCAGGCGAGTTCGACAACAGCGCCCGGATCGCGCGTATCCTCGAACTGCGGCACGAGGGCGCGAAGTTGCTCGGGTTCACCGACCCGGTCGCGTGGTCGCTGGAGACCAAGATGGCCCCCAATGGCGCCGAGGTGATTGCGTTTCTGCGCGATCTGGCGCGGCGTGCAAAGCCGGCGGCGGAGCGTGACCTCGCCGAGCTGAAGACGTTTGCGGCCGAGCAACTCGGGATCGCCGATTTCGAGCCCTGGGATGCGGGCTTCGTCTCGAACCGTTTGCGGCAGGATCGCTACGCGGTCGATGCGCAGGTGGTGAAGGCGTATTTCCCCGTCGAGCGCGTGATGGAGGGCTGGCAGACGCTGATGCAGCGGCTGTTCGGGATCAAGCTGGTCGAGCGCGACGACGTGTCGCTGTATCACGAGGACGCGCGGTTCTTCGACGTGGTGGACGAGAGCGGGACGGTGTTCGCGGGGCTGTATCTCGACCTTCATGCGCGCACCGGCAAGCGGGGCGGCGCGTGGATGGCGCAGGCGCGGCCTCGGCTGCACGACGGCAATACCGTGACGGTGCCGGTCGCGTACCTGGTCTGCAACTTCGCGCCGGATGGGGGCGAGACGCCGTCGCTGCTGAGCCATAACGACGTGACGACGCTGCTGCACGAGACCGGGCATTGCATCCATCTGCTCTTCACCAAGGTGAACCGGCCGAGCATCGCAGGGACCAATGGCTTCGAATGGGATGCGATCGAGCTGCCGAGTCAGCTGATGGAGGATTTCGCCTGGGATCAGGGCGTGCTGACCGGCATGTCCGGCCACTACAAGACCGGCGAGACGCTGCCCGCCGACCTGTTCGAGCGGATGGTGAAGGCGCGGCATTTCCAGGCGGGGATGTTCATTCTGCGCCAGGTCGAGTTCGCGCTGTTCGACCTGCTGCTGCATCTCGGCACGATGGGCAGCGATCCGATCGAGGTGATCGAGGCGGTGCGCGACGAGGTGGCGGTGATCCGCCCGCCCGCATGGCACCGCTTCCCGCACGCGTTCAGCCACATTTTCGCTGGGGGCTATGCGTCGGGCTATTACAGCTATCTGCACGCCGAACTGCTGGCGGCGGATGGCTTCGAAGCGTTTGCGGAAGCGGGCCTCGTCGATCGTAAGACCGGCGACCGGTTCCGCGAGGAAGTTCTCGCGCGGGGTGCGACGCGGCCCGCCGCGGAGAGCTTCCGCGCGTTTCGTGGGCGTGATCCCGAGCCAACCGCGATGCTGGTCCGTCACGGGCTGCAATGA
- the nudC gene encoding NAD(+) diphosphatase, whose product MDAPGFTGGTLDRSDALRHDPEGLAAAQRDWRARLLVLDGLLPSTTDDGRLAWTSMADMPDDADPILLGLDESGRPHFAALLNGMRVDNAPAMRSPALMAVLAALASGEAATYAGARSVIDWHVRHGFCAKCGSPTAVFRAGWARKCPNCATEHFPRVDPVVIMIAEHDGRALLGRGKGWPPGRYSALAGFVEPAESMEEAVAREILEESGVRVGKVRYVASQPWPFPSSLMMACVAEAEDDAITLDVNELEDAMWVPREMVRAVLRGEDGPFVAPPPYAIAYTLLKEWAGE is encoded by the coding sequence ATGGACGCGCCCGGCTTCACGGGTGGGACGCTAGACCGGTCAGATGCGCTGCGTCACGATCCCGAGGGGTTGGCGGCGGCGCAGCGCGACTGGCGTGCGCGGTTGCTGGTGCTCGACGGGTTGCTGCCGAGCACGACCGACGACGGTCGTCTTGCCTGGACGTCGATGGCGGACATGCCCGACGATGCCGATCCAATCCTGCTCGGGCTGGACGAGAGCGGACGGCCGCATTTCGCGGCGTTGCTGAACGGTATGCGGGTCGATAACGCGCCGGCGATGCGGTCGCCTGCACTGATGGCGGTGCTGGCTGCGCTCGCGTCGGGTGAGGCGGCGACCTATGCCGGCGCGCGCAGTGTGATCGACTGGCACGTCCGACATGGGTTCTGCGCGAAGTGCGGGTCGCCGACCGCGGTGTTTCGTGCCGGGTGGGCGCGGAAATGTCCGAACTGCGCGACCGAGCATTTCCCGCGGGTCGATCCGGTGGTCATCATGATCGCCGAGCATGACGGGCGCGCGCTGCTCGGGCGCGGCAAGGGCTGGCCGCCGGGGCGGTATTCGGCGCTCGCGGGTTTCGTGGAGCCCGCGGAGTCGATGGAGGAAGCCGTAGCGCGTGAGATTCTCGAGGAATCGGGCGTGCGGGTCGGCAAGGTACGGTACGTCGCGAGCCAGCCTTGGCCGTTCCCCTCGTCGCTGATGATGGCGTGCGTCGCGGAGGCCGAGGACGATGCGATCACGCTCGACGTGAACGAGTTGGAGGATGCGATGTGGGTGCCGCGCGAGATGGTGCGCGCGGTGCTGCGTGGGGAGGACGGGCCGTTCGTCGCGCCGCCGCCCTATGCGATCGCCTACACGTTGCTGAAGGAATGGGCGGGGGAATAG
- a CDS encoding hydantoinase B/oxoprolinase family protein, whose protein sequence is MTAWQFWIDRGGTFTDVVARQPDGRIVTAKLLSEDPERYGDAAVEAIRRLTDGADVPLELRIGTTVATNALLERKGEPTCLVITRGFGDALLIGHQERSNIFARDVNRPPPLFAHVVEIDERVGAEGDVLRPLDVDAGRAGLKAAFDSGLRAVAIVLMHGYRFTAHEKALAAIAAEIGFTQISVSHRVAPLIKLIGRGDTTVVDAYLSPVVDRYVAGLSDALGQGALFMQSSGGLVDGAGFRGKDAILSGPAGGIVGMAATAREAGFEHVIGFDMGGTSTDVSHYAGTYERDTETLIAGARIRAPMLRIHTVAAGGGSICRFDGERLIVGPESAGAVPGPACYRRGGPLTVTDCNVMLGKVRPEFFPALFGPTGDAPLDAEAVAARFAALPLDPQVAAEGFVAVAVANMANAIRTISVARGHDVTRYTLACFGGAGGQHACLVADALAMDRVMIHPLAGVLSAYGMGLADRRVLREATSGAAFANYAEIVKAMDGLAEAAREALVAQGVTADGVRIERRVHLRRGQTDHTIELDLDELPAMIAAFDAAHIAQFGFASEAPLIADRIVAEAIAESPPIDAALVAFPDEPASPLAVAQVYMAGAWHDTPVLAREGLPAGHGVDGPALILDSVSTTIVEPGWRARVDPIGNLILDRIAPRVGASIGTESDPVRLAIFAGLFMSIAEEMGAALQRSAASVNIRERLDFSCALFDAHGNLVANAPHIPVHLGSMGESIRTIIDARGGGADGRGIRRGDAYALNAPYRGGTHLPDITVIMPVFAGDDDAPAFFVAARGHHADVGGITPGSMPPESRSVEEEGVLLDDVLVVDEGRFLDAELRAVFASGLYPARNIDQNIADLAAQLAACTRGATGLARLADEYGTDVVAAYMEHVQANADAAVRRLIATLDDGAFAYEMDDGAVVRVAVRVDREAATMVVDFAGTSEQRPTNFNAPVSIVRAAVLYVVRALIDEPVPLNDGCLRGVTIRVPEGSMLNPRYPAAVVAGNVETSQVVTDALFGALGAMAASQGTMNNFTFGNETHQYYETIAGGAGAGPGFDGASVIQTHMTNSRLTDPEIFETRFPVLLEEFSIRRGSGGVGVHHGGDGGTRRVRFLDDMTACILANRRRVPPFGMAGGEAGGLGSAAVERADGSVERLGSTAKIDMHAGDVFVIETPGGGGFGKA, encoded by the coding sequence ATGACCGCATGGCAGTTCTGGATCGACCGCGGCGGCACGTTCACCGACGTCGTCGCGCGGCAACCGGACGGGCGGATCGTCACCGCCAAGCTGCTGTCGGAAGATCCCGAGCGCTACGGTGACGCGGCGGTCGAGGCGATCCGGCGGCTGACCGACGGCGCCGATGTCCCGCTCGAACTGCGGATCGGCACGACCGTCGCGACCAATGCGCTGCTCGAGCGCAAGGGCGAGCCGACGTGCCTCGTGATCACGCGCGGGTTCGGCGATGCGCTGCTGATCGGGCACCAGGAGCGGTCCAATATTTTCGCGCGCGACGTGAACCGCCCGCCGCCACTGTTCGCGCATGTCGTGGAGATCGACGAGCGGGTTGGCGCGGAAGGCGATGTGCTACGCCCGCTCGACGTCGATGCGGGGCGTGCAGGTTTGAAAGCGGCGTTCGATAGTGGGCTACGCGCGGTCGCGATCGTCTTGATGCACGGCTATCGCTTCACCGCGCACGAGAAAGCACTGGCGGCAATCGCGGCCGAGATCGGCTTCACGCAAATCTCGGTCAGCCACCGCGTCGCGCCGTTGATCAAGCTGATCGGCCGCGGCGATACCACGGTCGTAGATGCGTATTTGTCGCCGGTCGTCGATCGCTATGTCGCGGGGTTAAGCGACGCGCTGGGGCAGGGCGCGCTGTTCATGCAGTCGTCCGGCGGGCTGGTCGACGGCGCAGGCTTTCGCGGCAAGGACGCGATCCTGTCGGGACCGGCAGGCGGGATCGTCGGGATGGCCGCGACCGCGCGCGAGGCCGGGTTCGAGCACGTCATCGGCTTCGACATGGGCGGTACATCGACCGACGTGTCGCACTACGCCGGGACGTACGAGCGCGACACCGAGACGCTGATCGCCGGCGCCCGCATCCGCGCGCCGATGCTGCGAATCCACACCGTCGCGGCGGGCGGCGGCTCGATCTGTCGGTTCGATGGCGAGCGGCTTATCGTCGGTCCGGAGAGCGCAGGCGCTGTACCTGGGCCTGCGTGCTACCGGCGTGGCGGGCCGCTGACCGTCACCGACTGCAACGTGATGCTCGGCAAGGTGCGCCCGGAGTTCTTTCCGGCACTCTTCGGACCGACCGGCGATGCGCCGCTCGATGCGGAGGCGGTGGCGGCGCGGTTCGCGGCGTTGCCGCTCGATCCACAGGTTGCGGCCGAAGGGTTCGTCGCGGTCGCGGTGGCGAACATGGCGAACGCGATCCGCACGATTTCGGTCGCGCGCGGGCATGACGTGACGCGCTACACGCTCGCCTGCTTCGGTGGAGCCGGAGGACAGCATGCGTGCCTCGTCGCCGACGCGCTGGCGATGGACCGCGTGATGATCCACCCGCTGGCCGGCGTGCTGTCCGCCTACGGCATGGGGCTCGCCGATCGACGGGTTCTGCGCGAGGCGACCTCTGGTGCGGCGTTCGCGAATTACGCTGAGATCGTCAAAGCGATGGACGGGCTGGCGGAGGCCGCGCGCGAAGCATTGGTAGCGCAGGGCGTCACGGCGGACGGCGTTCGGATCGAACGCCGCGTGCATCTCCGTCGAGGCCAGACCGACCACACCATCGAACTCGATCTCGACGAACTGCCAGCGATGATCGCCGCGTTCGACGCCGCGCACATCGCGCAGTTCGGCTTTGCCAGCGAAGCACCGCTGATCGCCGACCGGATCGTCGCCGAGGCGATCGCCGAAAGCCCGCCGATTGACGCGGCACTAGTCGCCTTCCCCGACGAGCCAGCCTCACCGCTGGCGGTCGCCCAAGTCTACATGGCCGGCGCATGGCACGACACGCCGGTACTCGCGCGCGAAGGCCTCCCGGCAGGACACGGCGTCGACGGCCCCGCGCTGATCCTCGACAGCGTCTCGACTACCATCGTCGAGCCCGGCTGGCGCGCGCGCGTCGATCCGATCGGCAACCTGATTCTCGACCGCATCGCACCTCGTGTCGGCGCCAGCATCGGCACCGAGTCCGATCCGGTCCGGCTGGCGATTTTCGCCGGGCTGTTCATGAGCATCGCCGAGGAGATGGGGGCGGCGCTCCAGCGCTCCGCTGCCTCGGTCAACATCCGTGAACGGCTCGACTTCAGCTGCGCGCTGTTCGACGCACACGGCAACCTCGTCGCCAATGCGCCGCACATCCCGGTCCATCTGGGCTCGATGGGCGAGAGCATCCGCACGATCATCGACGCACGCGGCGGCGGCGCAGACGGCCGCGGGATCCGCCGCGGCGACGCCTACGCGCTCAACGCCCCCTATCGCGGCGGTACGCATCTGCCCGACATCACCGTCATCATGCCGGTCTTTGCAGGAGACGACGACGCGCCGGCGTTCTTCGTCGCAGCGCGTGGCCATCACGCCGACGTCGGCGGAATCACCCCCGGATCGATGCCGCCCGAAAGCCGCTCGGTCGAGGAAGAGGGCGTGCTGCTCGACGACGTGCTGGTGGTTGACGAAGGGCGGTTCCTCGACGCCGAACTGCGCGCGGTGTTCGCGAGCGGGCTCTATCCCGCGCGCAACATCGACCAGAACATCGCCGATCTCGCCGCGCAGTTGGCGGCCTGCACCCGCGGCGCGACCGGGCTCGCACGGCTGGCGGACGAATACGGCACGGACGTCGTTGCGGCGTATATGGAGCATGTCCAGGCCAATGCCGACGCCGCGGTCCGCCGCCTGATCGCGACACTCGACGACGGCGCGTTCGCGTATGAGATGGACGACGGCGCGGTCGTCCGCGTGGCGGTTCGGGTGGACCGCGAGGCCGCGACGATGGTCGTCGACTTCGCCGGTACCAGCGAGCAGCGCCCGACCAACTTCAACGCCCCCGTCTCGATCGTTCGCGCCGCGGTGCTGTATGTCGTGCGCGCGCTGATCGACGAGCCAGTACCGCTCAACGACGGTTGCCTGCGCGGCGTGACGATCCGCGTGCCCGAAGGCTCGATGTTGAACCCGCGCTATCCGGCCGCAGTCGTCGCCGGCAACGTCGAGACCAGTCAGGTCGTCACCGACGCGCTGTTCGGCGCGCTCGGCGCGATGGCGGCGAGCCAGGGGACGATGAACAACTTCACCTTCGGCAACGAAACGCACCAATATTACGAGACGATCGCCGGGGGTGCGGGTGCTGGCCCCGGCTTCGACGGCGCGTCGGTAATCCAGACGCACATGACCAACAGCCGGCTGACCGACCCGGAAATCTTCGAAACGCGCTTCCCGGTGCTGCTGGAGGAATTCTCGATCCGTCGCGGCTCGGGCGGGGTAGGCGTGCACCACGGCGGCGACGGGGGGACGCGGCGTGTGCGGTTCCTCGACGACATGACCGCCTGCATTCTTGCCAACCGGCGGCGCGTGCCCCCTTTCGGTATGGCCGGCGGCGAGGCGGGCGGGCTGGGATCGGCGGCCGTCGAGCGTGCGGATGGCAGTGTCGAACGGCTTGGCTCTACCGCCAAGATCGACATGCACGCGGGCGACGTGTTCGTGATCGAGACGCCCGGCGGGGGTGGCTTCGGGAAGGCGTGA
- a CDS encoding serine hydrolase domain-containing protein, whose protein sequence is MKLVHWISTGGLAALAAATGYAQQAQPSPQARPAPRMTIPVKALLPATTALFDGYVAQDKMPGIVGAFGVGDGPTLFPSAGKISDDPNAPAAGPDSLWRVYSMSKPITGMAAMMLIEDGKLNLDDPVSKYIPAFKDMKVATSPDTSLATRPATRPITIRNLLTHTAGLGYTIVTKGPLLKEYERLGILPLSVSAAMEEKMRPVRPASLEEFANRVALPLIADPGTKWSYSIGLDVMGRVIEVASGMSFERFVQTRLFDPLKMRSSFWQVPQGEVGRLATNYAFIGDTQTPLDPAANSVFLQKPSFPYGGAGLVMSARDYDRFLHMIQDGGTLDGVRVMKPETIALATSNLLPTGVVFGGVGGGTGGTQGSNMGFGAGGSVVLADTPNGPGKGTYAWGGAAGTIAWVDPSKHSRGNVMVNYFPADRIPLRQQVVAALMQDAARLRR, encoded by the coding sequence ATGAAACTGGTGCACTGGATTTCGACGGGCGGCCTCGCCGCGCTGGCCGCGGCTACGGGCTATGCCCAGCAGGCTCAGCCTTCCCCGCAGGCTCGGCCTGCGCCGCGGATGACGATTCCGGTCAAGGCGCTGCTGCCTGCGACGACCGCGCTGTTCGACGGCTATGTCGCGCAGGACAAGATGCCGGGGATCGTCGGGGCGTTCGGTGTCGGCGACGGTCCGACGCTGTTCCCTTCGGCGGGCAAGATCAGCGACGATCCGAATGCTCCGGCTGCCGGCCCTGACTCGCTGTGGCGCGTCTACTCCATGAGCAAGCCGATTACCGGCATGGCGGCGATGATGCTGATCGAGGACGGCAAGCTCAACCTCGACGATCCGGTCAGCAAATATATCCCGGCGTTCAAGGACATGAAGGTCGCGACCAGCCCCGACACGTCGCTTGCCACGCGGCCGGCGACGCGGCCGATCACGATCCGCAACCTGCTGACGCATACCGCCGGGCTAGGTTACACGATCGTCACCAAGGGGCCGTTGCTCAAGGAGTATGAGCGGCTCGGCATCCTGCCGCTGTCGGTCAGCGCGGCGATGGAAGAGAAGATGCGGCCCGTCCGGCCTGCGTCGCTCGAGGAGTTCGCGAACCGCGTCGCGCTGCCGCTGATCGCGGACCCCGGCACCAAGTGGAGCTATTCGATCGGGCTCGACGTGATGGGCCGCGTGATCGAGGTCGCGAGCGGCATGAGCTTCGAACGGTTCGTGCAGACGCGGCTGTTCGATCCTCTCAAGATGCGGTCGAGTTTCTGGCAGGTGCCGCAGGGCGAAGTCGGGCGGCTGGCGACCAACTATGCGTTCATCGGCGACACGCAGACGCCGCTCGATCCGGCGGCGAACTCGGTGTTCTTGCAGAAGCCCAGCTTTCCGTACGGCGGCGCGGGGCTGGTGATGTCAGCGCGGGATTACGATCGGTTCCTGCACATGATCCAGGACGGCGGCACGCTCGACGGCGTGCGCGTGATGAAGCCCGAGACGATCGCGCTGGCGACGTCGAACCTGCTGCCGACGGGCGTGGTGTTCGGCGGGGTCGGCGGCGGTACCGGGGGGACGCAGGGGAGCAACATGGGCTTTGGTGCGGGCGGTTCCGTCGTACTGGCGGATACGCCGAACGGGCCGGGCAAGGGGACTTACGCCTGGGGTGGTGCTGCGGGGACGATCGCCTGGGTCGATCCGTCGAAGCATTCGCGGGGTAACGTGATGGTCAATTACTTCCCGGCGGACCGGATACCGCTCCGCCAGCAGGTGGTCGCGGCGCTGATGCAGGATGCGGCGAGGTTGCGCCGATGA